Part of the Plasmodium vinckei vinckei genome assembly, chromosome: PVVCY_13 genome, ATTgttctatatttaaaaaattataattttttgatagatgatatatatagaaatctagggcatataaaaaaatgtctgTATATAAGCTATAGTTATATCTGACAAtgtttatttctttttgtttttctctTTCCTTTTGCTCTACTTTATTAAGGTGATTTATATCTGTCTTTTGGTGTAGATAACCAAGttgtgtaaaaaaaaaagtatttatatgaataaatgaattataaaaattgtgttttttatcataatattCTCGTAAGTTTttggaatataaaaatgttagcaattgtattattttgttttttttttcattgttatattcatttaaataatgaaaatatttatataaaaaaaattgaggattattataatcatttttatttaaaatatttttttcatttttatagtcTTCATcccaattatataaatttaatatattcatgtAAGTGTCAATATTTATCTTTGACAcattatacaaataaagtttaattaaaaatgggTTGGATATGCGATGATTATTCGCAATAGCCGTAGTCATTCTTTTCCTTATTACCCAGTGTAACTTCATTTCTTATTTTCAGATCAACCAACATTTGCGAAAAAGATTGATAATATAGTTGTCAATTTTGgcatatatgtttatttgtttatatatttgcttATGGTTACTATGGGGCATATATGGTATTATACATGCTGGTGATGATAATAAGTGTTTATATTTGATCTAGAGCCATTTCTGTACACTTTTAGAGAATAGAAACACAAAATTGAACtgaatattttgaaaaatcgaaacataatatagaattattattattctacATTCATAGTATAAtgattttacatttttcaaataaatttaaaaaaatggatgtTCTACTGTAATTTTTGATAGTCGTTTTGTAATATCTTATTATCCTTTTTTCTCGCATTTTTACTGTAGCAATTATTCTATTATTCTATCATTCCATCCTTTATTTATaggtttaaaaaaaataaaaatagcaatgctatatatattttacaaagAATGCACAtagataaaattttttttcgttttcaAGAACATATCTTTATGGtattttccaaaaaaaaaaaaaaaaaaaaaaataaaaataaatatagccAACCTTTTCagtaaaacatataatgtTGAAAATATCGAGGGGAACTAAATTATTCCAGCCATTGGTTGTAAAATAGAATTTTTAGCCAAACACACATTTATGTATGTTCgtaaataattaaacaagtataaaaatgtattatttatatatatatacatatggaATAGTGTTATGACCAATTTTACCACAATGTAATGGTCTtctctttatatttttggaagcataaaaaagaaataaaaaaaaaagttatatagTTGGaagaatattatttcttttattttaatgtgAATTAATGTGAATGCTTTATGAGGTGggaatatatacaaatatgtgTTGAGGTATAGAAAGAAAGCTTGTTAATATGCAGTTTGCTTGACTAGTTATTCATTTGGACTAcctattatttataattatatacatttccAACTTCCAAACAAGGTtcagaataaaaaaaaaaaaaagtaaaatgcTTAGGTTGCGACgctttaataaattatggacaagatttatttttttgaatgtTCGTAATTTTTGTGAGAATAAAAAGATTCATTACAATGGGCCAAAggatacatatataaattcagggcttgaattaaaaaatgaagatacAGAAAAGTTAATAAGTTTAATGAAAGAGagtttaaaattaaaacttTTGACATGTACATATTATTCCGAAGAAATAGGGAAACATTATTTAGAACTAGCAATATTagaacataaaaatttattattgaaTGATTCGaaaaatcattatttaaaaagttatgaaatatataaaaaaatacatagtGAAAATAGTATAATGTGTGCAAATATACAAACATATATAGGTGTTATTTATAAAGATTTAGGTGATTTAAAAGCATCAGAAGAATTTTTACAACTTTCATtagcaaataaaaaattaatatgtagtgacaaaaattatttaattgtgGATACACTTAATAATCTTGGATCTTTATAtcaacataaaaaaaattatacaacatcaattgaatattttgaagaatgtataagaatattattatcatcatcgatcaatttacataaaaatgaacaaatagCTTTATgctattataatttatcattttcttaCATAGgaataaatgatattaatTCTGCAATAACATGTTTAATACGTTCATATCAAATGGCTCAAAATGCTTTTGGTCCTGATCATATGCTAACAGTTCgaataaaaacattatgGAAGCGATTGGAAAATGAGACAGTAGAAGagaaatgatatatataatcctTAAGTCTATTTTTGgaatttcaaataaatagcTATATATGTAATGTCCTACTATTTCGTAAAAGTTGACAAtctgtatatatatgcttattatcaacatttttttaatctgTTTTTGTGATAAAAAACTAATGTTGTAATAGCAATTCCAACCTAATACGGAGCAaccataatataaattaataaaaaaatagtataaataagttataatttttttagtgtTAAAATAAACGAAGTAGCatttaatattacaaaaaataaattctttattatcCTCTATGTAAGCATATTATCATATAGGAACATGAATTTACATATACATGTGtgtgtataaaaaaatggatatcATATGCTATgttgtttatataatgtagaaaaatataaacataggcaatttataaaaggaaatttaataaaatatttcaattaaaaagaagaaaaaaaaaaacagttttaatgaatatatatattatatactatGCAGTGtgcaaatttattaaaaaaaaaattagttttttcaatatatataaagttaaaaaatatgagaataacgatataaattatatcaattatttataggccagttgtatatacatatgcacacatatataaataatatacacaaTACATgtatttgttaattttttgttttgaattattttattataccaTTAAGCATATCATATATGCCCAATGGGAAATGTCTGCACAAAAATCTAGTGATTGTTTCATTTGTGGTCCATCGtataacaataatttatttgtgtattttttgtaatacatatatatatgtatatcttaatcaaataaaatatgagaTACGCCATTGTggtttatttaaaatagtttatatttttaataactaTATAAAACTTATAACTTTTTGTAGTAATACTCTTTTCCCTATacacaaaaatatgtgCGTGTCacccaaaaaaaaagaaaagagaAAGAAATATGATGAGatagaaaatgaaagatacatatacaaaattgtaaatatcTTCAAATAATATCTATGACAATAGgtcaattttattattattttataaatattatcatgCTTATTATCATGCCTATTTTGAAATGTATGTCTTTTTACTATGATTTAGTCTGTAACAATTTTAACTggtaaaatatatctatttttacatggagaatatttaaaaagatTTCATGAGAATTCTTCAGAAGATTCACTATTATCTTTGTTCATttctaaatataaattttctcTTATATCCCTATTTATAGTAAATCCACATATTTGTGgagtataataatttttttttttatcagataatatattaaatgataaGGCAAAAAAGGAAGCAAAACTAGTACCAAAATAAGAACCATCTAATTGATTAAttaatgaatttttatgaGGATAATATGTTTCACAACATCGAGGACAATACAAAAGTGGGCTTAAAAATTTAGGTACTTCTGATATAGCTGTTGGTAATAATTTTGCATTATCACAATATATACTTGGGCATGTTCCATAAATACcagatttatatttttctctcATAAGAGCTAAACCTTTTGAAGTTAAAATAAAACGGCTATGTATTAAGCCATATAAACATGCTGcattttgttcatatatatctttatttttatataaatcttCAGATCttctatttatttcatcatcatcatcTTCATCATAATCATCGtcatcatcatcatcatcGTCATCGTCGTCATCTTCAtctaaaataatttttaataattttttaaaatgggGTACTTTAGTTTGTAACccaattaaattaaattcatCTCTTATGAAATCTTCATCCACTTCtactaaaaatatattttgcttCAGTTGGCAAAACCACTCGATCCAGGAC contains:
- a CDS encoding tetratricopeptide repeat protein, putative, producing MLRLRRFNKLWTRFIFLNVRNFCENKKIHYNGPKDTYINSGLELKNEDTEKLISLMKESLKLKLLTCTYYSEEIGKHYLELAILEHKNLLLNDSKNHYLKSYEIYKKIHSENSIMCANIQTYIGVIYKDLGDLKASEEFLQLSLANKKLICSDKNYLIVDTLNNLGSLYQHKKNYTTSIEYFEECIRILLSSSINLHKNEQIALCYYNLSFSYIGINDINSAITCLIRSYQMAQNAFGPDHMLTVRIKTLWKRLENETVEEK
- a CDS encoding casein kinase II beta chain, putative, whose product is MDHISDDSLNNTFEEEDNQEEDVEISGEQFDNQIQSDYKEEEYEHDEDEEHIPGLEAKDRENEQGEEEEEEEEEEEEEEEEEEDEDEDEEEDDDDDDDDDDDYDDDDEYDEDDFNEATVSWIEWFCQLKQNIFLVEVDEDFIRDEFNLIGLQTKVPHFKKLLKIILDEDDDDDDDDDDDDDYDEDDDDEINRRSEDLYKNKDIYEQNAACLYGLIHSRFILTSKGLALMREKYKSGIYGTCPSIYCDNAKLLPTAISEVPKFLSPLLYCPRCCETYYPHKNSLINQLDGSYFGTSFASFFALSFNILSDKKKNYYTPQICGFTINRDIRENLYLEMNKDNSESSEEFS